The window ACATGCGTTGGACACAGAGCTGATTGACGGAGTCGTCTTCAACGAGAAGAATTCGAGCTGGTTCTTGTGGTGGAGTGTCCGGCATACTGATGACTGTTGTCGAGATAGGCGTTCGGACGGCATCGAATAGGAGAGGTAGGCTAACCCCGATAGATGTACCGTGTCCCGGTGTTGAGTCAATGCAGATAGAACCTTGCATGAGCTGAACAAGACGCTTGACAATAGGAAGCCCGAGACCGGCCCCCTGGAATTTGCGGGTAAAGCTGCTATCAACTTGAATGAAGGGGGTAAATATGGAGTCAAGCACGTCGTCGTGAATGCCAATACCGGTGTCAGTAATGAGTATGACGAGTTGAAAACGGTTATTGCTTCCTTTATGGGCAAACATACTGCACTCGACAGATCCTGACGAAGTAAATTTGACGGCATTGCCAACAAGGTTGAACAGAATCTGACGGATGCGGATGGAGTCTCCGCTCGCTGTTTCCGGAACATTGGGACCGACATGAAATGATATGTCGATGCCTTTGCGTTTGGCCTCCTCTTCATATGTGTCGCGTAATACACCAATAACGTCTTGAATAACAAATGGTTCAGTCTGGATTTCAAGCTTTCCGGATTCAAACTTGGACAAGTTGAGCAGGTCTTCAAGCAGGCGCGTGAGATTATTGCACGACCGAAGGGCAACTTCGGTCAACTCGTTTTGCTCCTTGTCGAGTTCGGTCATACGCAAAAGTTGCAGCATCCCCATGGCGCCGTTGAGCGGGGTACGCAATTCGTGGCTCATATTGGCCAAAAATTGGGATTTGGCCTTATTTGCGGTTTCGGCAGCGTCTTTGGCGGACAGCAGTTCCTTTTTGATGCGTTCCTGCTCGGTCATGTCGGAGAACGAGAGAATTGTGGATTGCGATGTCTGGTCGTCTCCTTCAAGAGGCGTCATGGTGCATTTGATCCAGGAATCTGGGGTGTCAGGGAGACGAACACAGAAAATTTCATCGTGGAGAGGAGAGCCTTTGCTGATGCTTTCGAAAAGTTGGGTTGATGAATGTTTCTGGTTATTATGTTCGAACAGATAAGGAGCAATCGTACGAATGGGCTGCCCGACGATGTCAGAGGCTGCAATGTGAAACAGCTTTTCGGCAACTTTGTTCCAGGTTTGAATGATGCCGTCAGCATCAATCAAAACGATTCCTTCCCCGACAGAATGGACCAACGTTCTATAACGGTTTTGGTGGTCCGAAATGAGACACTGATCAAGGTGCCGTTGTTTGTGCGTCATGAGCCCCTGTGCGAGGAGATTCAGTTGGGCAATGTCGGTCTGTGTATAATCTGTCGACTTGTTCGCGACGGCGATGACAGCCACGACACGATTTTTGTCTACGACGGGAACGGAAACGAAGCGTGAGAGGGAGATGTGCCCTTGAGGGATCCCCTTTTTCGAAGGAGACGGAAGTGCGTAATCGTTAACAAGAATCACTTCTCCTGTTCGTACTGCATCGGACCACCACCCCCCCAGAGAAATTGCAAAATGTTCCTGAATGGGAGTTGAACATTCATCCATAACATTGTGAGAGTAGACGGTAGGGAAGAATTTTTCCGAATTTTCGTCGGCTGTACTGATGAATCCAATGGTGCTGTCCGTGAGGCGAATCGCTTCATCGAGGGCATATTGAGCAATCTCATGCTCGTCGTCGCTTTCAAGTTGCGAGAGTTGAAACAGCGATTTGAGATGCTCGGCATGACGTTCCAGCTCTTGTTGTATGGCTTCGCGTTCATGGATTTCCAGTTCGAGCTGATCTTTCTGGTATTCGAGTTCGGCCGTTTTGAGGCGGACTTTTCGTCGAAGCATGACGGCAAAGACAGCAAAGACGAGAACTGTAATAAATAATCCTACCGAAAGATTGAGAAGCCAACCTGGCATAGCTGATTTATCAGTTTGCTGGCTAAAAAGCTGATTCAGAGATTGATAATAAACGGATTGAGGGTTGTTTATCTGATCG of the Desulfovibrio inopinatus DSM 10711 genome contains:
- a CDS encoding response regulator, translated to MPIRVGIYENAPLISMGTQGRPTGLFIDVLEEAFSHSDREIQYITGSWNDVLTKLKNGDIDLLPAIALTEDRQANFSFSDQPIFINWGQVFVAPGHNLDSLLALDGKAIGLLRGDIHNTAFRKLIKRFDLQCASFEYDAYNEVLNALTRGKVDAAILNRLYGVMHAIPRGFHPTSIVFNPIQIQFAVTKGDPQNILPAFNKAINDQINNPQSVYYQSLNQLFSQQTDKSAMPGWLLNLSVGLFITVLVFAVFAVMLRRKVRLKTAELEYQKDQLELEIHEREAIQQELERHAEHLKSLFQLSQLESDDEHEIAQYALDEAIRLTDSTIGFISTADENSEKFFPTVYSHNVMDECSTPIQEHFAISLGGWWSDAVRTGEVILVNDYALPSPSKKGIPQGHISLSRFVSVPVVDKNRVVAVIAVANKSTDYTQTDIAQLNLLAQGLMTHKQRHLDQCLISDHQNRYRTLVHSVGEGIVLIDADGIIQTWNKVAEKLFHIAASDIVGQPIRTIAPYLFEHNNQKHSSTQLFESISKGSPLHDEIFCVRLPDTPDSWIKCTMTPLEGDDQTSQSTILSFSDMTEQERIKKELLSAKDAAETANKAKSQFLANMSHELRTPLNGAMGMLQLLRMTELDKEQNELTEVALRSCNNLTRLLEDLLNLSKFESGKLEIQTEPFVIQDVIGVLRDTYEEEAKRKGIDISFHVGPNVPETASGDSIRIRQILFNLVGNAVKFTSSGSVECSMFAHKGSNNRFQLVILITDTGIGIHDDVLDSIFTPFIQVDSSFTRKFQGAGLGLPIVKRLVQLMQGSICIDSTPGHGTSIGVSLPLLFDAVRTPISTTVISMPDTPPQEPARILLVEDDSVNQLCVQRMLQVAGYTTICADNGVEALKLLEKHVYQLILMDIQMPIMGGLEAVTKLRNNPDYASNATVPVIALTAYAMQGDKERFIASGIDNYLSKPIDMDELLQLVEDYIGKGAASSS